The following are encoded together in the Arcobacter aquimarinus genome:
- a CDS encoding cbb3-type cytochrome oxidase subunit 3 — translation MDYETLLTVQGYTKFFLVLIVFIIFYSYAYSIYKRQRTGERDFEKYSKLVHDDSSVSSPLEERKKDKDIDNKEK, via the coding sequence ATGGATTATGAGACACTGCTTACGGTACAAGGATATACTAAATTCTTTTTAGTTTTAATAGTATTTATCATATTTTATTCTTATGCTTATTCTATATATAAAAGACAAAGAACAGGTGAAAGAGATTTCGAAAAATACTCAAAACTTGTACATGATGACTCAAGTGTTTCATCTCCTCTAGAAGAAAGAAAAAAAGATAAAGATATAGATAATAAGGAGAAATAA
- the ccoO gene encoding cytochrome-c oxidase, cbb3-type subunit II: MFHWFEQRPFFFAVLVFVFVAFAGIVEVIPDFAKQSRPTVGTKPYSVLELAGRHVYIKDSCNACHSQLIRPFKSETDRYGMYSLSGEYAYDRPFLWGSKRTGPDLMRVGNYRTTDWHENHMWDPAAVVPGSIMPAYKHQFTNIADIETAYAEAYTVKTVFATPYDQEGMPKLGSWEEAKAAALEEAKLIVADMKDESVKQAVANGQVPEIVALIAYLNSLK; this comes from the coding sequence ATGTTTCATTGGTTTGAACAAAGACCGTTTTTCTTTGCGGTACTAGTATTCGTTTTTGTTGCATTTGCAGGTATTGTTGAAGTTATTCCAGATTTTGCAAAACAAAGTAGACCAACTGTTGGTACTAAACCATACAGTGTTCTTGAGTTAGCAGGTAGACATGTGTATATTAAAGATTCTTGTAACGCTTGTCACTCGCAATTAATTAGACCATTTAAATCAGAAACTGATAGATATGGAATGTATTCTTTATCTGGTGAGTATGCTTATGATAGACCATTCTTATGGGGATCAAAAAGAACAGGTCCAGATTTAATGAGAGTTGGAAATTATAGAACTACAGATTGGCATGAAAATCATATGTGGGATCCAGCAGCAGTTGTTCCTGGAAGTATTATGCCTGCATATAAGCACCAATTTACAAACATAGCTGATATTGAGACAGCATATGCTGAAGCATATACAGTTAAAACTGTTTTTGCTACTCCATATGATCAAGAAGGTATGCCAAAACTTGGTTCATGGGAAGAAGCTAAAGCTGCTGCTTTAGAAGAAGCAAAATTAATTGTTGCTGATATGAAAGATGAATCAGTAAAACAAGCTGTTGCAAATGGTCAAGTTCCTGAAATAGTTGCTTTAATTGCATATTTAAATTCTTTAAAATAG
- the ccoN gene encoding cytochrome-c oxidase, cbb3-type subunit I, with product MQNGAQIEYDYSVAKAFTFATILFGIIGMTIGVILAFQLAFPQLNYLAGEYGTFSRLRPLHTNAVAFGFALSGIFAAWYYIGQRVLKVSLKESPFLMAIAKLHFVLYFITILLAVVTLFMGITTSKEYAELEWPLDILVVVWWVLWGISIFGLIGIRRERTLYISLWYFIATFIAVAMLYLFNNMEVPTALVSGYGSWIHSVSMYSGTNDALVQWWYGHNAVAFVFTTPIIAMIYYFLPKESGQNVYSYKLSILAFWGLLFVYLWAGGHHLIYSTVPDWMQTMGSVMSVVLILPSWGSAINMLLTMKGEWQQLQTNTLIKFMVLASTFYMLSTIEGPIQAIKSVNAIAHFTDWIPGHVHDGVLGWVVFMIMAALFHMVPRMYKRELYSKSLMDTQFWLQTTGIVLYFTSMWIAGITQGMMWRAYDEYGSLVYSFIDTVTVLHPYYTIRAVGGLLYLIGFFLFAYNIYKTVKCGRVLDKEPVNATPVAA from the coding sequence ATGCAAAACGGTGCACAAATTGAGTACGATTACTCAGTTGCAAAAGCCTTTACATTTGCAACAATTTTGTTTGGTATCATAGGTATGACAATTGGTGTTATACTTGCGTTTCAATTGGCGTTTCCACAGTTAAACTATTTAGCTGGGGAGTATGGTACATTTAGTAGATTAAGACCTTTGCATACTAATGCAGTTGCTTTTGGTTTTGCTCTAAGTGGTATTTTTGCGGCATGGTATTATATCGGACAAAGAGTTTTAAAAGTATCATTAAAAGAGTCACCTTTTTTAATGGCTATTGCTAAATTACACTTTGTTTTATATTTCATTACAATTCTTTTAGCTGTTGTTACACTTTTTATGGGTATTACAACTTCAAAAGAGTATGCTGAATTAGAGTGGCCATTAGATATCTTAGTTGTTGTTTGGTGGGTTTTATGGGGTATTTCGATTTTTGGATTAATTGGAATTAGAAGAGAGAGAACTCTTTATATTTCTTTATGGTATTTCATTGCTACATTTATCGCAGTTGCAATGTTGTATTTATTCAATAATATGGAAGTTCCAACAGCTTTAGTTTCTGGTTATGGTTCATGGATTCACTCTGTTTCTATGTATTCAGGTACTAATGATGCATTAGTTCAATGGTGGTATGGTCACAATGCAGTTGCATTTGTTTTCACAACTCCTATTATTGCTATGATTTATTACTTCTTACCAAAAGAATCTGGACAAAATGTTTATTCATATAAACTATCTATCTTAGCATTCTGGGGATTATTATTTGTTTATTTATGGGCTGGTGGACACCACCTTATTTATTCAACAGTTCCAGATTGGATGCAAACTATGGGTTCAGTAATGTCTGTTGTTTTAATTTTACCATCATGGGGATCAGCTATTAATATGCTTTTAACAATGAAGGGTGAGTGGCAACAATTACAAACAAATACACTAATCAAATTTATGGTATTAGCTTCAACTTTCTATATGTTATCAACAATTGAAGGACCAATCCAAGCTATTAAATCTGTAAATGCTATTGCACACTTTACTGACTGGATTCCAGGACACGTACATGATGGTGTTTTAGGATGGGTTGTATTTATGATTATGGCAGCATTATTCCATATGGTTCCAAGAATGTATAAAAGAGAATTATATTCTAAATCATTAATGGATACACAATTCTGGTTACAAACTACAGGTATTGTTTTATACTTTACTTCAATGTGGATTGCTGGAATTACTCAAGGTATGATGTGGAGAGCTTATGATGAGTATGGTTCATTAGTTTATTCATTTATTGATACAGTTACTGTATTACATCCATACTATACAATTAGAGCAGTTGGTGGGTTATTATACCTAATTGGATTCTTCTTATTTGCTTACAACATTTACAAAACAGTTAAATGTGGTAGAGTACTTGATAAAGAACCAGTAAATGCTACACCAGTAGCTGCGTAA
- the smpB gene encoding SsrA-binding protein SmpB — MANKKETKKNLVFKNRKAFHDFTILDSLEAGIMLEGSEVKAIREGRVNLKDSFVRIIKGEVFLLNAHISHLSTTHSTYRPDERRARKLLLHSKQIDKMYSKVTKDGVTLVALKLYFNDKNMIKVEVATAQGKKLHDKREDLKAKTMKRESEQALKSYK; from the coding sequence ATGGCAAATAAGAAAGAAACAAAAAAAAATTTGGTTTTTAAAAATAGAAAAGCATTTCATGATTTTACTATATTAGATAGTTTAGAAGCAGGAATAATGCTTGAAGGTAGTGAAGTGAAAGCTATAAGAGAAGGAAGAGTTAATTTAAAAGATTCATTTGTAAGAATTATAAAAGGTGAAGTTTTTTTATTAAATGCTCACATCTCACATTTAAGTACAACTCACAGTACATATAGACCAGATGAAAGAAGAGCTAGAAAACTATTATTACATTCAAAGCAAATTGATAAAATGTATTCAAAAGTTACTAAAGATGGAGTAACATTGGTGGCGTTAAAACTATATTTTAATGATAAAAATATGATAAAAGTAGAAGTTGCAACTGCACAAGGTAAGAAACTCCACGATAAAAGAGAAGATTTAAAAGCTAAAACAATGAAAAGAGAGAGTGAGCAAGCTTTAAAATCTTACAAATAA
- a CDS encoding 4-(cytidine 5'-diphospho)-2-C-methyl-D-erythritol kinase, with amino-acid sequence MENNMIKKSYAKVNIFLKIAGKRGNYHELVSRFVRVHNLYDKLSFIKTHRKAFTIIGNFSCNLETNTVYKAYNLIKDYDGVEEFFLNHEIHIEKNIPEFAGLGGGSSNAATFLLMANQYCNLNLSKDELCSIALKIGADVPFFVYQYDSANVTGIGEIVEKFDEEILNVETITPKVKCNTGEIFKIFRDNFYKEISNEDAKRLLSMKSLEILKELNIKKANDLYESALSLYPQLGSYEKKDWYFSGSGSSFFRINNGK; translated from the coding sequence ATGGAAAATAATATGATAAAAAAGTCTTATGCGAAAGTTAATATATTTTTAAAAATAGCTGGTAAGAGAGGAAACTATCATGAACTCGTATCAAGATTTGTACGAGTTCATAATTTGTACGACAAATTGTCATTTATTAAAACGCATAGGAAAGCATTTACAATTATAGGAAACTTTAGTTGCAATTTGGAAACAAATACTGTATACAAAGCATACAATTTAATAAAAGATTATGATGGAGTTGAAGAGTTTTTCTTAAATCATGAAATACATATAGAAAAAAATATTCCAGAGTTTGCAGGACTTGGAGGTGGCAGTTCTAATGCAGCTACATTTTTATTAATGGCTAATCAATATTGTAATTTAAATTTATCAAAAGATGAATTATGTAGTATTGCATTGAAGATTGGTGCAGATGTTCCTTTTTTTGTGTATCAATATGATAGTGCAAATGTTACAGGAATAGGTGAAATTGTAGAAAAGTTTGATGAAGAGATTTTAAATGTAGAGACAATTACACCGAAAGTAAAATGTAATACAGGAGAAATTTTTAAGATTTTTAGAGATAATTTTTATAAAGAGATTTCAAATGAGGATGCAAAAAGATTATTAAGTATGAAATCGTTGGAAATTTTGAAAGAGTTAAATATAAAAAAAGCAAATGATTTGTATGAAAGTGCACTAAGTTTGTATCCACAATTAGGTAGTTATGAAAAAAAAGATTGGTATTTTAGTGGAAGTGGAAGTTCATTTTTTAGGATAAATAATGGCAAATAA
- the truB gene encoding tRNA pseudouridine(55) synthase TruB, with amino-acid sequence MQVRYYDKEQINKLLVVDKPIFVSSNHYLNRIKRKYKNKKAGFSGTLDPFAKGCLIVAFGQYAKLFKYISKTPKTYKAVIWLGAESLSFDIENIASIKLTKQLNYDNIKNNIDSLKGEIKYLPPKFSAKKIDGKRAYELARNNQDFVLNETVMNIYENRLISYNHPFITFEVTVSEGTYVRSIAQILLDKLGEIGTLSYLERLNEGKFFYENEKELNPLEYIDLPINKYFGTQEWLNQGRKISINYLEDKKDGKYLIICEDIFSIIEIKNCEVKYLLNKVPKYGK; translated from the coding sequence TTGCAAGTAAGATATTATGATAAAGAACAAATAAATAAATTGTTGGTTGTAGATAAGCCAATATTTGTTAGTTCAAATCATTATTTAAATAGAATAAAAAGAAAATACAAAAATAAAAAAGCAGGATTTAGTGGTACACTTGATCCTTTTGCAAAAGGGTGTTTGATTGTTGCTTTTGGGCAATATGCAAAACTTTTTAAGTATATTTCAAAAACCCCAAAAACATATAAAGCTGTTATTTGGTTGGGTGCAGAGTCTTTATCTTTTGACATTGAAAATATTGCATCTATAAAATTAACAAAGCAATTGAATTATGATAATATAAAAAATAATATAGATTCTTTAAAAGGTGAAATAAAGTATTTACCACCAAAATTTAGTGCAAAAAAAATTGATGGTAAAAGAGCTTATGAACTAGCTAGAAATAATCAAGATTTTGTTTTAAATGAAACAGTTATGAATATATATGAAAATAGATTGATTTCATATAATCATCCTTTTATTACATTTGAAGTAACTGTTAGTGAAGGAACTTATGTAAGATCAATTGCCCAAATTTTACTAGATAAATTAGGTGAAATTGGTACACTATCTTATCTTGAAAGATTAAATGAAGGTAAGTTTTTTTATGAAAATGAAAAAGAATTGAATCCTTTAGAATATATTGATTTACCAATAAATAAATATTTTGGAACACAAGAGTGGTTAAACCAAGGACGAAAAATAAGTATTAATTATTTAGAAGACAAAAAAGATGGAAAATATCTAATTATTTGTGAAGATATTTTTTCAATAATTGAAATAAAAAATTGTGAAGTTAAATATTTATTAAATAAGGTTCCTAAATATGGAAAATAA
- a CDS encoding ATP-dependent helicase has translation MSENLLSSLNESQKIAAQHIDGPLLILAGAGSGKTKTITTRLAYLISIGIDPASILTLTFTNKAASEMRERAFNMFDSSIINRLPLLCTFHKFGLLFLKFHMDELNRKNNFIIIDTDDKKRVLKSMEKDIPAALLVSEISKYKNSLLTPTEAKKNAQLKLYEQIAQIYEDYENYLEKNNLVDFDDLLLLPYKILKKNENLAKQISQKYQYIMVDEYQDTNELQYRLLRLLCSSHNNLCVVGDDDQSIYGWRGATIKNILNFSEHFENTLVVKLEENYRSTDTILNHANQLIEHNRDRLGKKLVGTRVKGDAIRVYESHDENEETRKIIEDIKSLINSGENPKNIAILFRVNALSRSLEEGFNKAGLNYKLVGGMKFYERSEIKDLIAYFRLLTNSNDNFSVKRIINKPKRGLGKTTIDKLEAKSIESGKSIFDLIQQLEADEISSLVGKKNARTLKVFEASVLDLKELLSESKMKFLDSFEETFDYRASYDNLPDGFERQANIDEFYGYIRDYFIQNPNLDLKDFLNDIALESENDDYSGEAVSMMSIHASKGLEFKKLFIVGMEEGFFPLTGDGSDLEEERRLGYVALTRAMDNLTLSFVHSRFYKGKRTSLVKSRFLTESGLIKGSLTIEKQSGFKKGDLVSHKIFGMGRIEKAVNAGKDYKLTINFGGTHRDILSSFVEKI, from the coding sequence ATGTCTGAAAATTTATTATCATCATTAAATGAATCACAGAAAATAGCTGCGCAACATATTGATGGACCTTTACTTATATTAGCTGGCGCTGGTTCTGGAAAAACTAAAACTATAACAACAAGATTAGCTTATTTAATCTCTATAGGAATAGACCCAGCATCAATATTAACACTTACTTTTACAAATAAAGCTGCTAGCGAGATGAGAGAAAGAGCTTTTAATATGTTTGATTCGTCTATAATCAATAGACTACCTTTGTTATGTACTTTTCATAAATTTGGATTGCTTTTTTTAAAATTCCATATGGATGAACTTAATAGAAAAAATAATTTTATTATTATTGATACGGATGATAAAAAAAGAGTATTAAAATCAATGGAAAAAGATATTCCTGCAGCTTTATTGGTTTCAGAAATTTCAAAATACAAAAATTCATTATTAACTCCAACTGAAGCAAAAAAAAATGCTCAATTAAAACTCTATGAACAAATTGCACAAATATATGAAGATTATGAAAATTATTTAGAAAAAAATAATTTAGTGGATTTTGATGATTTACTTTTACTTCCATATAAAATACTTAAAAAAAATGAGAATTTAGCCAAACAAATAAGTCAAAAATATCAGTATATTATGGTTGATGAGTATCAAGATACAAATGAACTTCAATATAGACTACTTAGACTTTTATGTTCAAGTCATAATAACCTTTGTGTTGTTGGTGATGATGATCAATCAATTTATGGATGGCGTGGAGCAACTATAAAAAATATATTGAATTTTTCAGAGCATTTTGAGAATACTTTAGTTGTAAAACTTGAAGAAAACTATAGATCAACAGATACAATATTAAATCATGCTAATCAATTAATTGAACATAATAGAGATAGATTAGGTAAAAAATTAGTAGGAACTAGAGTAAAAGGTGATGCAATAAGAGTTTATGAATCACATGATGAAAATGAAGAGACAAGAAAAATAATTGAAGATATTAAATCTCTTATTAACTCAGGAGAAAATCCTAAAAATATAGCTATTTTATTTAGAGTAAATGCACTTTCAAGATCACTTGAAGAAGGCTTTAACAAAGCAGGACTTAATTATAAACTTGTTGGTGGAATGAAGTTTTATGAAAGAAGTGAAATAAAAGATTTAATAGCATATTTTAGGTTATTGACAAATTCAAATGATAATTTCTCAGTAAAAAGAATTATAAATAAACCAAAGCGAGGTTTAGGAAAAACAACTATTGATAAACTTGAAGCTAAATCTATTGAATCAGGAAAATCAATATTTGATTTAATACAGCAATTAGAAGCTGATGAAATAAGTTCATTAGTAGGTAAAAAAAATGCAAGAACTTTAAAAGTATTTGAAGCTTCAGTTTTAGATTTAAAGGAGTTGTTAAGTGAATCTAAAATGAAGTTTTTAGATAGTTTTGAAGAAACTTTTGATTACAGAGCTTCATATGATAATCTTCCAGATGGATTTGAAAGACAAGCAAATATTGATGAATTTTACGGTTATATTAGAGATTATTTTATTCAAAATCCCAATTTAGATTTAAAAGATTTTTTAAATGATATTGCTCTTGAAAGCGAAAATGATGATTATAGTGGTGAAGCTGTATCTATGATGAGTATTCATGCTTCAAAAGGATTGGAGTTTAAAAAATTGTTTATTGTTGGAATGGAAGAAGGGTTCTTCCCATTAACAGGAGATGGGAGCGATTTAGAAGAAGAAAGAAGGTTAGGTTATGTTGCACTTACTAGAGCCATGGATAACCTTACTTTATCTTTTGTTCATTCAAGATTTTATAAAGGGAAAAGAACATCTTTAGTAAAAAGTAGATTTTTAACTGAGAGTGGTCTTATTAAAGGTAGTTTAACAATTGAAAAACAATCAGGATTCAAAAAAGGTGATTTAGTATCACATAAAATTTTTGGTATGGGAAGAATCGAAAAAGCTGTAAATGCTGGTAAAGATTATAAATTGACTATTAATTTTGGTGGAACTCATAGAGATATTTTATCTTCTTTTGTTGAAAAAATATAA
- a CDS encoding LysR family transcriptional regulator — MLTDFAKLETFLTVVREKSFSKASAKLGISQPAVTQQMKFIEDYLDVQIVDRKKNGIKLTKEGQILHGIALKIEKCVANAEKELLKIMNKNVTFVFGASFIIGNYILPRFLNNLKENIHNDVSINVSVSHEAIEDLLDKKIDIALVENYVANDDIIYREWMEDEIVIFSNQKLPAKAKAEDLLSYKWVCRNPESNTRLLFKENLEKANYPDCDTFNVTSEVTSATTIVQTVLHSDKNSTPTVSIVSRNAIESLLKAGALHESRIGNQKMIRKLYIAYRKDRKHDAFIENVVDYLLKMK, encoded by the coding sequence ATGCTCACTGATTTTGCAAAACTAGAAACTTTTCTTACCGTTGTAAGGGAAAAATCTTTTTCTAAAGCTTCCGCAAAACTTGGTATTTCTCAACCTGCTGTTACTCAACAAATGAAATTTATCGAAGATTATTTAGATGTTCAAATTGTTGATAGAAAGAAAAATGGTATTAAACTTACAAAAGAAGGACAAATACTACATGGCATTGCATTAAAAATTGAAAAATGTGTTGCAAATGCAGAAAAAGAATTACTAAAAATTATGAATAAAAATGTTACCTTTGTATTTGGTGCATCGTTTATTATTGGAAACTATATTTTACCTAGATTTTTAAACAATTTAAAAGAGAATATTCATAACGATGTATCTATAAATGTTTCTGTTTCACATGAGGCTATTGAAGATTTGTTAGATAAAAAAATAGATATTGCTTTAGTTGAAAACTATGTTGCAAATGATGATATTATCTATAGAGAATGGATGGAAGATGAAATTGTAATTTTTTCAAATCAAAAATTACCAGCAAAAGCAAAAGCTGAAGATTTATTATCTTATAAATGGGTTTGTAGAAATCCTGAATCAAATACTAGGTTATTATTTAAAGAAAATCTTGAAAAAGCTAATTATCCTGATTGTGATACTTTTAATGTAACAAGTGAAGTGACAAGTGCTACAACAATAGTTCAAACTGTTTTACATTCAGATAAGAATTCAACACCAACTGTTTCAATTGTATCAAGAAATGCTATAGAATCATTACTAAAAGCAGGTGCTTTACATGAATCAAGAATAGGTAATCAAAAAATGATAAGAAAACTATATATTGCATATAGAAAAGATAGAAAACATGATGCGTTTATAGAAAATGTTGTTGATTATCTTCTAAAAATGAAATAG